In one window of Bos taurus isolate L1 Dominette 01449 registration number 42190680 breed Hereford chromosome 4, ARS-UCD2.0, whole genome shotgun sequence DNA:
- the PRR15 gene encoding proline-rich protein 15 isoform X1, which yields MADGSGTGSSGSWWNSLTNSRKKNKEATGGAQPPAQPAPGEPAPPVQDWTSSSRENQHPSLLGGAGEPHKLDKLGGEKSGNSRRNLKISRSGRFKEKRKVRATLLPEGVRSSEEAIFPGDPHDDKQ from the coding sequence ATGGCCGACGGCAGCGGCACCGGCAGCTCGGGCTCCTGGTGGAATTCGCTAACGAACAGCAGGAAGAAAAACAAGGAGGCCACCGGGGGTGCGCAGCCGCCAGCCCAGCCTGCCCCCGGGGAACCCGCGCCGCCCGTCCAGGACTGGACGAGCAGTTCCCGGGAGAATCAGCACCCCAGTCTCCTCGGGGGCGCCGGCGAGCCCCACAAGCTAGACAAGTTGGGCGGGGAAAAATCGGGCAACAGCCGCCGAAATTTGAAGATCTCGCGCTCAGGCCGTTTTAAGGAGAAGAGAAAAGTGCGCGCCACTCTGCTCCCCGAGGGAGTCAGGTCCTCGGAGGAAGCGATCTTCCCTGGTGACCCCCACGACGACAAGCAATAG